The genome window CAGGCGGGCGGTCTCGATGAAGAACGCCGGGTCACGCTGTGGGGTGACCCGGGAAACCACACCGACGGTCGGCGGATCAGTCGGGGCCCAGCTGCCCGGCGTGGCCGGGTGATCGTCGAGGAGCACATTGGGTACCACGATGACCGGTACCGTTCCCGGCACCCCACGACTGAGGTCCGCCATGAGTTCGCCCTCGCGGTCGGCGCACGGGGCGCCCACGCTGGTGAACGGGAACAGGGCCTTCTCCATCCCGCGGAACACCGCTTGCTTCCAGGCGGGGATATCGGCACGCTCGAAGGCGAAACTGTGCGGGGTGTAGACGACGGGGACCGCCGCCCGCCCCGGCGTCACCCGGTCGAGGACCGCCGCGACCCGGGCATAGGCGCCGGCGAAACTTGAATGGGCGTGGACCAGGTCGGGACGGTACCGACGGACCGCCGCGCGGACCGCACGCACCGCGTCGACGGGGGATGCCGGCAGCTCTTCGTCGACGGCGAAGACGCCGGGGGTGCGGGGCACCGGGGCGTCCGCACCGCGGGCATTGTTCGACAACAGCAGGTGCTCCTGCTCGGGAGTGAGCCGGGCGTACTGGTCGACCGCGGTGGCGACACCACCGTGGTAGCAGTCGGTTACGTGGAGGATACGCATCAGTACGCACCGCGGGACAGGGCGACGGCCTGGAATGTCCGGGCGATGGTCCTGATGTCGAGCGAGAGGGACCAGTTGTCCACGTAGTAGAGGTCGAGCTGTTCGGCCTGGCG of Corynebacterium terpenotabidum Y-11 contains these proteins:
- a CDS encoding glycosyltransferase; amino-acid sequence: MRILHVTDCYHGGVATAVDQYARLTPEQEHLLLSNNARGADAPVPRTPGVFAVDEELPASPVDAVRAVRAAVRRYRPDLVHAHSSFAGAYARVAAVLDRVTPGRAAVPVVYTPHSFAFERADIPAWKQAVFRGMEKALFPFTSVGAPCADREGELMADLSRGVPGTVPVIVVPNVLLDDHPATPGSWAPTDPPTVGVVSRVTPQRDPAFFIETARLIREQRPDTRFVWIGDGDGKDATLTDLLADADIDVTGWLSGDELRDRIAGLSLVIHTARWDGFPMAVLEVRRIGVPLLVRDIPALRECPASARFSTPEDAAAKAVRILDEHADPAPWDGLDQAHAPERQRARLSEAYALAVR